Part of the Nicotiana sylvestris chromosome 2, ASM39365v2, whole genome shotgun sequence genome, TTAGTCGctccctcaaatcacatcaaacaacactaaaaaacACAATTCATcctccaatccaaacctaatTAACATGAAACTTCCAAATTCGataaccgatgccgaaaccaaccaaaccacgtccgattgacccaaaattttgcacacaagtcataatcaaCATTACGGAGCTATTTCAAgttccggaatcggattccgaccccgatatcaaaaatttcactAACGGTCCAAATCTctaaaaattcgactttcgccatttcaatcctaaataagctatggacctccaaaacacaatccggatacgcccctaagcccaaaacgCCCAACGGCACTAACGGAATCGAcggaactccattccggagtcgtcttcacaGAGTTCTGACTACaatccaaattctaagacttaagcctccgtttagggaactaagtgtcccaaacacTTCCAAAAACCAAAATGAAACCTTCCGGCAAGTTACAATAGTAGAAATAAATATGCAAAAATGCAGTTAATAGGGTATCGAGgctctaactctcaaaacgactggtcggatcgttacatgaACTCTCCTCTAGCTTATTGAGACCAATGGATCCCTTTCTAGTTATGTTGTTGCAAAGACATCCTACATTACTAAACTTTCTCATTAGGACTGACGCATCTGTTTTTCCTACCTATCTGCTTTATTATCGTTTCACTTGTGGACATCTGTTGTTCGAAGAGAGTATGAAAAACAAAGggattataattttttttttttttttttttttgaagcaaGAAACAGTAACTGTGTCATCTTGGACAATAGGCGTTTGGATAATATTTggtagaaggaaaaaaaaagtgttTGAAGTTAAAGTAAAAACAAAATAGCAGATACTAGAATATCATTTATCAATCACTCAAAttataaaagaataaaaaaactTCAATTCTAATTGGCCCTAATTAGTCTCATCCTATATTTTGATAAAAGGCAATTGGAAAGTTGAAACTATAACTATTTCCTTGTATCTTCAGGACTAAGAAATTAGTAGCTACATGGACTATACCATGAATTTCCAACCATATTCCTAGGAATCCACTATCTCCTCTACGCATTAAACAAAGACCTGTACCAACTTGTTTTCTGTCTCCACATTCATTTGTCAATTCATATACTTCAAGTCTACGCCCTTGACTCCCCACCCTGCTTCACCCCTTCCTCTCGGGCAATTCCAATTACTAAAGAGAAAAGATGATCCCAGAGCAGTTCCAGAAGAGGCTTAATGCCTTTTACATAAATTGGATCCAACACAAGAAACAACTATGGGGAAATTCTGATGTTGTGGTTATTCACACCCCACCAAAATTGGCCAAGTTCTGCAATCCAAAATCATCCTCCTTCTTTTTATGGCTCTTAGGTGATGACTTTACCGATACAACTGTAATCTTCACTCCTTATGGAATTTACTTCCTCTGTACCCATAAAAGCTTTTCCAAGCTCCGTGAATTTTGCTCTTGTGTCACGTTGACACGGAAAATCCCAACATCAGTTCAACTGAAAGACAAGACCGATGATGGATTCTTGATCATTGATGCTACGATACGTGACGCTAGAAATATTCGTAACGAGAAGGCCTTTCTCGATGTTGATAAGGAGTGTCCGTTTGTGGTTGGTTACGTAGAAGGCGAGTACCCAAAATCGAAGCTTTTCTTGAATTGTATTAATAAGTTAGAACCAACTAAGTATCAGGGCGCCACTGTCAATTTTGGTCTTGATGTGATGTTTAACGTGGCTGATGAACAAAGTGTTGGACCCTCCGCGCGTTTGGATGAGAAATTGGTCTCAATATCAAAGGAAAACGAAGCTAACCAGTCACGTAAATCTGAAGAAAAGAATATATTGCAGGAGTCTTGTTCACTTATGGACTATGATTTGGAGCATAAATTGCAATTAGATGATCCAGTCAATTATTTGTCAAGCAAACTAGAAGAAAACAAGATATTACTTGAGAAGGAGAAAGTTTATATTGCGACGTCGACTTCACTGATGGATGGTACAATATCAGGAGATGATTTCACTGGCAGCTTGAGGAAGGATTCTGTAGTTATGGATCATGACGATGATGAAGATTGGATGCTAATtgaaggaaaggaagaaggacAAGAAACAAACGTGGCTAATAAACTCAGCTGGAAAAGGTATTGCTATTAAGAATGTGTCCATCTTTATTGGAGTATTTCATATATTCTGCTGTAGGCTCTAACTTTTAACTCATTGTTTACTGTTTTATTAGGTGGATCACGGATAAAATATCAAAATCATTTGGTCTTGGGGATAAAACGAAGATTAAGGCTTCTTCACACTAATGTGCCTGTGCCTGAGGTCTCTTCTCATTAGTTGCTAGCATCACTTTGTGCGTCCCAGTGCTCCTGCTCTAgtttcgttgttgttgttgtacagtTTGTGATATTGAAGTAAAAATAAACAGGACGGCAAGAGTCCCACATTGAAGTGTGATTAGCAAAGTCATCTTATCTTTTACCGTTAAGACAACTGGTAACAGGCTTGTTATATATGGTAATGCCTCAACCTTACTTTTTTctattccttttttttattttattttttatgttctATCGTCCTTTATCAAATTTCTATTGTAACATTTTTTACCTTCATAAAGTTAAGTTTGTTCATAGTTTCTTGTTCAACTATTTTTCAGATGTGGCTTCTCCGGTTCTCATATACTTTGATGAccttccattttgtcatataCTTCCTAACTGGTAATCAGGAAGCAACTCCCTCGATGAAATTAGTTTTGCATTTGAAAGAAGCTGTGAGTGATTATGTTAATTTTGTATCGGACGAATACTTTGGTGCGAAAATGTATACACAAATTGCCCGTACGGCTCTCGTAGTCCCACCTGACTACAAGCCAGCATTCTCTTATCCCACGTTTTCTAGCATGATTTTCTGCCTATGTCGAAGCTTGCCTCAAAGGCTTAGCTTCTTCTGTGCCGCCCGTTTTATGCCAAGGCTTCAGCCTTGTCCTGTTGACATTTTCCTGTGGCTGGATCTTGTCCTTGCGCACTCCCGGGGTTTGGCTACGGATATGTCAGTCCCTCGTTCGGCATCAAGCATAGCTCTTGAGTGCACAGTCCAATCCTCAAGCTTGACACTTGCCTTGTGCCTTGGCACATGGTTGTGCTTTGCCGAGTAGGGCAACCATCAATCCTTGGCCTTTGTCATGTGCGTCTTTCATAAGATGCCCATGGTGGTCATATGGCATTGCCCAAACATAGCTCTCTCAACATACTTCCATCCCGCATAGTGCAGCGTCGTCCCACGACTGCACGTCTAGGGCAACGAACCCTTGCTTGCAAGGTTGAACCTGAGTCATGCTCACGAGTCAACACACGAGGCTCTTACAAGTGGTGACTTGAGTGTCCAATCGGCATAGAAGTATTTATCCTTCCTATGGTAACCTCCAGGGCCTAGCCATTCCATATGCCAAGCCTCTAGCACTAGTTGTGCACTCAACGCTAGCCCTGGGGCGTGGCGTCATCCATAGAGTTCCCGAACTCGTATAGATACCTTAGACACTCCTTAGAGATGCCTAGACAGGCCCTTTAAGGGTCCCCCCTCCCCCCTTCCCAAGATTGCTCACTTGGTGCAGCTCAATTGCAGAAGGGAGGGggagagaggggggggggttaGCTGAGCATTCACCATTGTCCGCCTTATATATGCTTAAAAAGAAAAAGCACATGTTTCCCCATTTAACATGTTTTGGCCAGGGAATCATAATGGACCTTTTTCTTACTCCAACCTCCGAATGAGATGCCGTTTGTTATCAATAATT contains:
- the LOC104236350 gene encoding FACT complex subunit SPT16-like: MIPEQFQKRLNAFYINWIQHKKQLWGNSDVVVIHTPPKLAKFCNPKSSSFFLWLLGDDFTDTTVIFTPYGIYFLCTHKSFSKLREFCSCVTLTRKIPTSVQLKDKTDDGFLIIDATIRDARNIRNEKAFLDVDKECPFVVGYVEGEYPKSKLFLNCINKLEPTKYQGATVNFGLDVMFNVADEQSVGPSARLDEKLVSISKENEANQSRKSEEKNILQESCSLMDYDLEHKLQLDDPVNYLSSKLEENKILLEKEKVYIATSTSLMDGTISGDDFTGSLRKDSVVMDHDDDEDWMLIEGKEEGQETNVANKLSWKRWITDKISKSFGLGDKTKIKASSH